A window from Culex pipiens pallens isolate TS chromosome 3, TS_CPP_V2, whole genome shotgun sequence encodes these proteins:
- the LOC120428041 gene encoding uncharacterized protein LOC120428041, translating into MAAKRLILFLLAASVATVASIQVMFEQFKQCTSNGVLDCNLRVRKVNRTLATLYGNATLNVDLGDNFVTSVNLYRSMLGNNQYNLYPMKVSPTGICKFMQEFWGDYYRYVVVYVPQMEKPGVCPITARQLQFNDMVLDERMLPRFVPTGLWKMVLRAENGQTGMYFQIEIIFRVYPDGY; encoded by the exons ATGGCCGCTAAACGTCTGATCCTGTTCTTGCTGGCAGCATCAGTGGCTACCGTCGCTTCGATCCAAGTGATGTTCGAGCAGTTCAAGCAATGCACCAGCAACGGAGTTCTGGACTGTAACTTGAGAGTACGAAAGGTCAACCGGACCTTGGCAACGCTGTACGGAAATGCTACGTTGAATGTCGATCTTGGGGACAACTTCGTA ACCTCCGTCAATCTGTACCGCAGCATGCTGGGCAACAACCAGTACAATCTGTACCCGATGAAGGTTTCCCCGACGGGCATTTGCAAGTTTATGCAAGAATTTTGGGGCGATTACTACCGGTACGTTGTGGTGTACGTGCCGCAGATGGAGAAGCCGGGCGTGTGTCCTATAACGGCGCGTCAGCTGCAGTTCAACGACATGGTCCTGGACGAACGGATGCTTCCCCGCTTTGTGCCGACCGGACTCTGGAAGATGGTTTTGCGCGCCGAAAACGGCCAGACTGGGATGTACTTTCAAATAGAGATCATCTTTCGAGTGTATCCGGATGGGTACTAA
- the LOC120428047 gene encoding uncharacterized protein LOC120428047 produces MLRIWCNCYPMEPKLVPLWILLASKSFVAPFQYVFEGCKLSEATVLAESTLRVRKLNRTVAGLYGNFTLKLDLDESFTTSIQPFHSPLGNNQFNRYPMKVGPVGLRDFVDKFWDDYHPFFAKYVIDIPSPGECPISARTMVFNDMQLAGELFPPYVPTGLWKLEWIMESGEVRFQLETLIKVYEDGYF; encoded by the exons ATGCTCCGGATCTGGTGTAACTGCTACCCAATGGAACCAAAGCTGGTGCCTTTGTGGATTCTGCTCGCGTCAAAGAGTTTCGTCGCTCCGTTTCAGTACGTCTTCGAGGGATGCAAACTAAGTGAAGCAACAGTTTTGGCGGAAAGCACGCTTCGGGTTCGTAAACTAAACAGGACAGTGGCCGGCCTTTACGGGAACTTTACGCTTAAGCTGGATCTTGACGAAAGCTTCACG ACATCGATCCAGCCCTTCCATAGTCCACTGGGAAACAACCAGTTCAACCGGTACCCGATGAAGGTCGGACCGGTTGGGCTGCGCGATTTCGTGGACAAATTCTGGGACGACTACCATCCGTTCTTCGCCAAGTATGTGATCGATATTCCGAGTCCGGGCGAATGTCCCATAAGTGCTCGGACAATGGTTTTCAACGATATGCAGCTGGCGGGGGAACTGTTTCCACCGTACGTTCCGACCGGACTGTGGAAGCTGGAGTGGATCATGGAGAGCGGGGAGGTTCGGTTCCAGCTTGAAACTTTGATTAAGGTTTACGAGGATGGGTACTTTTGA